A region of Ammoniphilus sp. CFH 90114 DNA encodes the following proteins:
- the metH gene encoding methionine synthase — translation MSKISLKQQLEKKILILDGAMGTMIQQADLTEEDFGGEALDGCNEMLNLTRPDVIRRIHEEYLEAGADIIETNTFGATSVVLAEYDLQNQSAEINLAAARLAKEAVDAYSTEDWPRYVAGSMGPTTKTLSVTGGVTFDELIETYYEQAKALVQGGVDVLLLETAQDMLNVKAGSIGIKKALDELEVEIPVMISGTIEPMGTTLAGQNIEAFYISLEHLKPISVGLNCATGPEFMRDHIRTLSELAQCAVSCYPNAGLPDENGHYHESPQALATKLAGFAEKGWLNVAGGCCGTTPEHVRAMAEELKHYSPRRETKPHGHVVSGIEPVYLEEDNRPLFVGERTNVIGSKKFRDLIKEGKYEEASEIARAQVKKGAHIIDVCLADPDREEAEDMSQFLGYVVNKVKVPLMIDSTDPEVIELSLKFSQGKAIINSINLEDGEERFEQVAPLIKTYGAAVVVGTIDEKGMAVTREKKLEVAKRSYDLLVHKYGLNPLDIIFDPLVFPVGTGDESYIGAALETVEGIRLIKEAMPQCQTILGVSNVSFGLPAAGREVLNAVFLYHCTKAGLDYAIVNTEKLERFASIPEEERKLSEDLLFRTNDETLAQFTAFYREKKTVKKEIISNLSLEERLAQYIVEGTKEGLQKDLDEALAKYPPLEIINGPLMAGMSEVGRLFNNNELIVAEVLQSAEVMKTSVAYLEPYMEKTSSSVKGKILLATVKGDVHDIGKNLVEIILSNNGYKIVNLGIKVPPEELIRAYREEKPDAIGLSGLLVKSAQQMVTTAQDLKTAGIDVPILVGGAALTRKFTENRIAPEYEGLVLYAKDAMNGLDLANQLMDEHLRERLIAELKENKLAKLQQQEAAVTVVEEDHQPKSSDIDRNAPIFQAPDFEPHVLRNYPLSYLQPYLNWRMLLGKHMGLRGNVERLIEEGDVKTLELKEVMDQLLKEAKGEGLIQANGVYQFFPAQASGNDVIIYDPKDHSKVLERFTFPRQKEAPYLCLADFLRPIESGVMDSVGFFVVTAGQGIRDLAGGWKDKGEYVRSHAVQALALELAEAFAERLHHVMRDSWGFPDPADMTMMERFGARYQGIRVSFGYPACPNLEDQEKLFKLISPAQIGIELTEGFMMEPEASVSAMVFAHPQAKYFNAD, via the coding sequence TTGTCCAAGATCAGCTTGAAGCAGCAATTAGAAAAGAAAATCCTCATCCTGGATGGGGCTATGGGAACGATGATCCAGCAGGCCGACTTAACAGAAGAAGACTTTGGTGGAGAAGCCCTAGATGGCTGTAATGAGATGCTTAACCTTACTCGTCCTGATGTGATTCGCCGTATCCATGAAGAATATTTAGAGGCGGGCGCTGATATCATTGAAACCAATACGTTCGGGGCAACAAGCGTCGTTTTGGCAGAGTATGACCTTCAGAATCAATCCGCTGAAATTAATTTGGCTGCAGCCAGATTGGCAAAGGAAGCGGTAGATGCTTATTCAACAGAGGACTGGCCACGTTATGTCGCAGGATCTATGGGGCCGACCACCAAGACCCTCTCGGTTACGGGTGGGGTCACCTTTGATGAATTAATTGAAACGTATTATGAGCAAGCGAAAGCTTTAGTCCAAGGAGGCGTGGATGTTCTCCTCTTAGAAACCGCACAGGATATGCTGAATGTGAAAGCTGGAAGCATCGGGATTAAGAAGGCTCTAGATGAACTAGAGGTTGAGATTCCTGTGATGATCTCAGGAACCATCGAGCCGATGGGAACGACGCTTGCAGGTCAAAATATTGAAGCCTTTTATATCTCGCTTGAGCATCTAAAGCCGATCTCTGTTGGTTTGAACTGTGCTACAGGGCCAGAGTTTATGCGTGATCATATCCGAACCCTCTCAGAACTTGCTCAATGTGCGGTAAGTTGTTATCCGAATGCAGGTCTTCCAGATGAAAATGGACATTATCACGAATCTCCACAAGCCCTTGCTACCAAGCTGGCCGGATTTGCAGAGAAAGGATGGCTCAACGTCGCAGGAGGATGCTGCGGTACGACTCCAGAACATGTCCGTGCCATGGCGGAGGAGCTTAAACATTATTCCCCAAGGAGAGAAACGAAGCCACATGGTCATGTGGTTTCCGGTATTGAACCGGTCTATTTAGAAGAAGACAATCGCCCATTATTTGTCGGGGAGCGGACGAATGTCATTGGATCTAAGAAGTTCCGGGATCTGATTAAAGAAGGAAAGTATGAGGAAGCCTCCGAAATCGCTCGAGCCCAAGTGAAGAAGGGCGCCCATATTATTGACGTTTGTTTAGCTGATCCTGATCGTGAAGAGGCAGAGGATATGAGCCAATTCCTAGGGTACGTGGTCAATAAAGTAAAGGTACCTCTCATGATCGATTCTACGGATCCTGAAGTCATCGAGCTTAGTCTTAAGTTTTCCCAAGGGAAAGCGATTATTAACTCGATCAATCTGGAAGATGGAGAAGAGCGCTTTGAACAAGTAGCACCTCTGATCAAGACCTATGGAGCAGCTGTTGTGGTGGGAACGATTGATGAAAAGGGTATGGCTGTTACTCGAGAGAAGAAATTAGAAGTTGCTAAACGTTCCTATGATCTGCTTGTCCATAAATACGGACTTAATCCTTTAGACATCATCTTTGATCCGCTTGTGTTTCCGGTAGGGACGGGGGATGAGTCCTATATCGGTGCAGCGCTTGAAACCGTAGAAGGAATTAGACTCATTAAAGAGGCCATGCCGCAATGTCAGACCATCCTTGGGGTAAGCAACGTCTCCTTTGGTTTACCTGCAGCGGGGCGTGAAGTGCTTAATGCTGTTTTCTTGTACCACTGTACAAAAGCGGGCCTCGATTACGCGATCGTCAACACCGAGAAACTAGAGCGTTTCGCCTCTATTCCAGAAGAGGAGCGGAAGCTATCCGAAGATCTTCTATTCCGGACCAACGATGAGACACTAGCGCAGTTTACAGCCTTCTATCGTGAAAAGAAAACCGTGAAGAAAGAGATTATCAGCAATTTAAGCTTAGAGGAGCGCCTTGCTCAATATATCGTGGAAGGGACAAAAGAGGGACTTCAAAAGGACCTTGATGAGGCTCTCGCGAAATACCCTCCACTTGAAATTATCAATGGTCCCTTGATGGCGGGAATGAGTGAAGTCGGCCGCTTGTTTAACAATAATGAGCTGATTGTAGCCGAAGTACTGCAAAGTGCTGAGGTCATGAAAACTTCCGTTGCCTACCTAGAACCTTATATGGAAAAAACCTCTTCTTCTGTAAAAGGGAAAATCCTTCTTGCGACTGTAAAAGGCGACGTGCATGATATTGGAAAGAATCTGGTTGAGATCATTCTGTCGAATAATGGTTACAAAATCGTCAATCTAGGGATCAAGGTTCCACCTGAGGAACTCATCCGTGCCTATCGGGAAGAGAAGCCTGATGCTATCGGACTCTCTGGTTTGTTAGTGAAATCCGCACAACAGATGGTAACGACGGCACAAGACTTAAAAACGGCTGGGATCGATGTTCCTATTCTAGTTGGAGGAGCGGCCTTAACTCGTAAATTTACGGAAAATAGAATCGCTCCCGAATATGAGGGACTTGTTCTCTATGCGAAGGATGCCATGAACGGTCTGGATTTGGCTAACCAATTGATGGATGAACATTTAAGAGAGCGATTAATCGCTGAGCTAAAAGAGAATAAACTAGCCAAGCTTCAGCAACAGGAAGCGGCGGTCACTGTAGTGGAAGAGGATCACCAACCTAAGAGCTCGGATATCGATCGCAATGCCCCTATTTTCCAGGCGCCGGACTTTGAACCGCATGTATTGCGTAATTATCCGCTATCTTACCTTCAGCCTTACTTGAACTGGAGAATGCTCTTAGGTAAGCACATGGGACTGCGCGGCAACGTGGAAAGACTGATCGAAGAAGGCGATGTGAAGACGCTCGAGTTAAAGGAAGTCATGGATCAATTGCTTAAGGAAGCAAAGGGAGAAGGTTTAATCCAAGCGAACGGGGTCTATCAATTTTTCCCGGCCCAAGCTTCTGGCAATGATGTCATCATCTATGATCCCAAGGATCATTCTAAAGTGCTCGAGAGATTTACTTTCCCACGCCAGAAGGAAGCGCCATATCTCTGCTTAGCGGACTTCCTCCGCCCCATTGAGAGCGGTGTGATGGATAGTGTAGGTTTCTTCGTGGTAACAGCTGGTCAGGGTATCCGAGATCTAGCTGGTGGGTGGAAAGATAAAGGAGAATATGTCCGTTCTCATGCGGTTCAGGCGTTGGCATTGGAACTTGCTGAGGCGTTTGCGGAGCGATTGCACCATGTCATGAGGGATAGCTGGGGCTTCCCGGATCCGGCCGACATGACGATGATGGAGCGCTTCGGTGCACGATATCAAGGTATTCGGGTATCCTTCGGTTATCCCGCTTGTCCAAATCTAGAAGATCAGGAAAAATTATTTAAATTAATTTCGCCGGCTCAAATCGGCATAGAACTAACCGAAGGCTTCATGATGGAGCCGGAGGCCTCGGTTTCAGCTATGGTATTTGCTCATCCGCAAGCGAAATACTTCAATGCAGACTAG
- the acnA gene encoding aconitate hydratase AcnA: MANKDQYGVRSELQVGGKSYTYYSLAGLEKLGPVSRLPYSIKVLLEAAVREFDGKAITEEHVNKLANWTLERDPNQEVPFKPARIVLQDFTGVPAVVDLAAMRATMQRIGGDVSKINPLVPVDLVIDHSVMVDNFGSVDALEQNETIEFERNAERYRFLRWAQTAFNNFRAVPPSTGIVHQVNLEYLASVAATKDVDGTTEVYPDSLVGTDSHTTMINGLGVVGWGVGGIEAEAGMLGQPLYFVTPEVVGFKVTGTLAEGATATDLALTVTNILRKKGVVGKFVEFFGPGVSKMSLADRATVANMAPEYGATMGFFPVDQESLNYMRLTGRSEEQIALVEAYYKAQGMFLTEDSAEPTYSEVVELDLSTVVPSLAGPKRPQDRVELTAMKQTFNDAVRTPIEKGGFGLSEDDLKKEATVEHASGEKTVMKNGAVVITAITSCTNTSNPSVLIGAGLVAQKAVAKGLKKPAYVKSSLTPGSRVVTDYLQEAGLLDSLEALGFHVAGYGCATCIGNSGPLPDEVSQAIADNDLTVAAVLSGNRNFEGRIHAQVKANYLASPPLVVAYALAGTVDIDLTTEPIGYDQNDQPVYLKDIWPTSQEIQEALSKAVRPELFRKRYENVFQANERWNQIDAPVGDLYEWDEKSTYIQEPPFFKELGDQLVDIADITGARALALMGDSVTTDHISPAGNIKADSPGGLYLQENGVKREDFNSYGSRRGNHEVMMRGTFANIRIRNLIAPGTEGGVTKYLPTDEVMSIYDASMKYQADGTNLVVLAGKEYGTGSSRDWAAKGTFLLGVKAVIAESFERIHRSNLVGMGVLPLQFAEGTNAQVLGLTGRETFDITGLSNDVQPGQTIKVTATREDGSSFEFSAIVRLDSVVDIEYYRNGGILQTVLRQLAVN, encoded by the coding sequence ATGGCAAACAAGGATCAATATGGCGTAAGATCTGAACTTCAAGTAGGAGGCAAAAGCTATACCTACTATTCCTTAGCAGGCCTAGAAAAGCTTGGCCCAGTATCCAGGCTTCCTTATTCTATTAAAGTTCTTTTGGAAGCAGCTGTTCGTGAATTCGACGGAAAAGCGATCACAGAAGAACATGTAAACAAATTGGCTAACTGGACTCTTGAGCGCGATCCAAATCAAGAAGTTCCATTTAAGCCTGCTCGTATCGTTCTTCAAGACTTTACAGGAGTACCTGCCGTAGTAGACTTAGCAGCTATGCGTGCTACCATGCAGCGTATTGGCGGGGATGTTTCAAAAATCAACCCTCTTGTGCCTGTAGATCTTGTCATTGACCACTCTGTTATGGTCGATAACTTTGGAAGCGTAGATGCTCTTGAGCAAAACGAAACCATTGAGTTCGAGCGTAATGCAGAGCGTTATCGCTTCCTTCGTTGGGCACAAACGGCATTCAATAACTTCCGTGCGGTTCCGCCTTCCACAGGTATCGTTCACCAAGTTAACCTAGAGTACCTCGCTTCTGTTGCTGCAACAAAAGATGTAGACGGAACGACAGAAGTATATCCTGACTCTCTAGTAGGTACAGACTCTCATACAACCATGATCAACGGTCTTGGTGTTGTTGGTTGGGGAGTTGGTGGTATCGAGGCAGAAGCAGGAATGCTAGGACAGCCTTTGTATTTCGTTACTCCTGAAGTTGTCGGCTTCAAGGTAACCGGTACATTAGCTGAAGGAGCAACGGCAACTGACCTTGCTCTAACCGTAACGAACATCCTTCGTAAGAAAGGTGTTGTAGGAAAGTTTGTTGAATTCTTCGGACCTGGCGTAAGCAAGATGAGCTTGGCTGACCGTGCAACTGTAGCGAACATGGCTCCTGAGTATGGCGCAACGATGGGCTTCTTCCCAGTTGACCAAGAATCCTTGAATTACATGAGATTAACTGGCCGCAGCGAAGAGCAAATTGCTCTAGTTGAAGCTTACTATAAAGCACAAGGTATGTTCTTAACCGAAGACAGTGCAGAACCTACTTATTCTGAAGTAGTAGAACTTGATCTTTCCACTGTCGTTCCATCCCTTGCTGGTCCTAAGCGTCCACAAGACCGCGTAGAATTGACTGCGATGAAGCAAACCTTTAACGATGCAGTTCGCACTCCAATTGAAAAGGGCGGATTCGGTTTATCCGAGGATGATCTGAAGAAAGAAGCTACAGTCGAACACGCTTCTGGCGAGAAGACGGTAATGAAAAATGGAGCTGTTGTGATTACGGCGATTACAAGCTGTACGAACACGTCCAACCCGAGCGTATTGATCGGAGCTGGACTTGTAGCACAGAAGGCTGTTGCTAAAGGATTGAAGAAGCCTGCTTATGTAAAGAGCTCTTTAACTCCTGGTTCTCGCGTTGTAACAGACTACTTACAAGAAGCTGGATTGTTAGATTCTTTAGAAGCTCTTGGCTTCCACGTTGCTGGTTACGGTTGTGCAACTTGTATCGGTAACTCTGGTCCACTTCCTGATGAAGTAAGCCAAGCTATCGCTGACAACGATCTAACTGTTGCTGCGGTTCTATCCGGTAACCGTAACTTCGAAGGACGTATTCATGCGCAAGTGAAAGCAAACTACCTTGCTTCTCCGCCTCTTGTTGTAGCTTATGCTTTAGCAGGAACGGTGGATATCGACCTAACTACTGAACCAATCGGTTACGATCAGAATGATCAACCTGTTTACTTAAAGGATATCTGGCCAACTTCCCAAGAGATCCAAGAAGCATTGAGCAAAGCGGTTCGTCCTGAACTATTCCGCAAGCGTTATGAGAATGTGTTCCAAGCGAATGAGCGTTGGAACCAAATCGATGCACCTGTTGGCGATCTTTATGAGTGGGATGAAAAGTCCACTTACATTCAAGAACCTCCGTTCTTTAAGGAACTTGGCGATCAGTTAGTAGACATCGCTGACATCACAGGCGCACGCGCTCTTGCTCTTATGGGTGACTCTGTTACAACAGACCACATCTCTCCTGCTGGTAACATCAAGGCTGACAGCCCTGGTGGGTTATACTTGCAAGAGAACGGCGTGAAGCGCGAAGACTTCAACTCTTACGGCTCTCGTCGTGGTAACCACGAGGTCATGATGCGCGGAACGTTCGCTAACATCCGTATCCGTAACCTTATCGCTCCTGGAACTGAGGGTGGCGTAACGAAGTACTTGCCAACTGACGAAGTGATGTCTATCTATGATGCTTCTATGAAGTATCAAGCAGATGGTACGAACCTAGTCGTTCTAGCTGGTAAAGAGTACGGAACGGGAAGCTCCCGTGACTGGGCTGCAAAAGGTACCTTCCTTCTTGGAGTAAAAGCTGTTATCGCTGAAAGCTTCGAGCGTATCCACCGCAGCAACCTAGTAGGTATGGGCGTTCTTCCACTACAATTTGCAGAAGGAACCAACGCACAAGTACTTGGCCTTACTGGACGCGAAACCTTCGATATCACTGGCTTGAGCAACGATGTTCAACCAGGTCAAACGATCAAGGTAACAGCTACTCGTGAAGACGGATCGAGCTTCGAGTTTAGCGCAATCGTTCGTCTAGACAGCGTTGTTGATATCGAGTACTATCGTAACGGCGGTATCTTACAAACTGTACTTCGTCAATTGGCTGTAAACTAA
- a CDS encoding MerR family transcriptional regulator, whose translation MNTGQLYSLKEMAKEMDTTWQSIRSWKEQYYQFVPMETAGKQVWFKPEAVEVFQFIKEAKEKGLDHHAIRSELFQISGQADDEDAQETVETDAVPVDMVMVKREQLEEMQETIQALQKEVNELKEKWAEVEIAKRDQTLMDNLRDIRDKKKKGLWSRVMNFTL comes from the coding sequence ATGAATACCGGACAATTGTATTCTTTGAAGGAAATGGCAAAGGAAATGGATACAACTTGGCAAAGTATTCGCAGCTGGAAAGAGCAATACTATCAATTTGTTCCGATGGAGACGGCTGGGAAACAGGTGTGGTTTAAACCGGAAGCGGTGGAAGTCTTTCAATTTATTAAGGAAGCAAAAGAAAAGGGACTTGATCATCATGCGATTCGTTCCGAGTTATTTCAGATTAGTGGACAAGCTGATGACGAAGATGCACAGGAGACGGTGGAGACGGATGCTGTTCCAGTTGACATGGTGATGGTTAAACGTGAACAGCTTGAAGAGATGCAGGAAACCATTCAAGCCCTGCAAAAAGAAGTGAATGAGCTGAAAGAAAAATGGGCGGAAGTAGAAATTGCGAAAAGAGACCAGACACTGATGGATAACCTTCGGGATATACGGGATAAGAAAAAGAAGGGACTCTGGAGCCGAGTCATGAATTTCACATTATAA
- a CDS encoding dipeptide epimerase, which yields MKVSKIELIKQSTPLKKPFKTALRTAYAADEMIVRITADTGEVGYGAAPPTAVITGDTIHSIAGNIEEFIAPRLMNQDLDEIENLLHTVSSVLVNNNSAKAAVDMALYDLWAKKNKAPLYKLLGGSRSKLETDITISVNAPEEMADDAHDAVQQGISMLKIKVGNDAKLDLDRVTAVRERVGKDVLIRLDANQGWTRKEAVRIIRQMEDMDLQIELVEQPVKAHDLEGLKFVTDQVETPILADESMFSARDALKILEMRAADLVNIKLMKCGGIYQALKINAIAESYGVECMLGCMLESSIGITAAAHLAAAKKNITRVDLDSALLLAENRVIGGVQYKGSEITLGVGFGLGIEGIQLSTEYV from the coding sequence ATGAAGGTTAGTAAAATTGAATTAATCAAACAATCAACTCCTCTAAAAAAACCGTTTAAGACAGCCCTTCGCACAGCGTACGCGGCAGATGAAATGATCGTAAGGATTACCGCGGATACAGGTGAAGTGGGGTACGGTGCGGCACCTCCAACGGCTGTTATCACGGGTGACACGATTCACTCGATTGCAGGCAATATCGAGGAGTTCATCGCTCCACGATTGATGAATCAAGATCTTGATGAAATAGAGAATTTATTACATACGGTTTCTTCTGTCCTTGTTAATAATAATAGTGCTAAAGCAGCTGTCGACATGGCTTTATATGATTTATGGGCAAAGAAGAACAAAGCTCCTCTTTATAAGTTGTTAGGGGGATCACGTTCTAAATTGGAGACCGATATTACGATTAGCGTCAATGCTCCTGAAGAGATGGCAGATGATGCTCATGATGCTGTGCAGCAAGGGATCTCGATGCTTAAGATAAAGGTAGGAAATGATGCGAAACTAGATTTAGATCGGGTAACAGCGGTTCGTGAGCGGGTAGGAAAAGATGTTTTGATCCGATTAGATGCCAATCAAGGGTGGACTCGAAAAGAGGCCGTTCGCATCATACGCCAGATGGAAGACATGGATTTACAGATTGAACTAGTGGAGCAACCGGTGAAAGCTCATGATTTAGAAGGATTGAAATTTGTAACGGATCAGGTAGAAACACCGATCCTAGCGGATGAAAGTATGTTTTCTGCCAGAGATGCCTTGAAAATACTAGAGATGCGGGCAGCGGACTTGGTTAATATCAAATTAATGAAGTGCGGAGGGATCTATCAAGCCCTAAAGATTAATGCGATTGCCGAGTCTTATGGGGTGGAATGTATGCTCGGGTGTATGTTGGAGAGTTCGATTGGCATCACGGCAGCGGCTCACTTAGCAGCAGCAAAGAAAAATATTACCCGAGTAGATCTGGATTCTGCTTTGCTCTTAGCTGAGAATCGAGTCATTGGCGGGGTTCAATATAAGGGATCTGAGATTACTCTAGGCGTTGGTTTTGGTCTTGGAATTGAAGGGATCCAACTGTCAACCGAATACGTTTAG
- a CDS encoding IclR family transcriptional regulator, whose product MDDKKQTVRAVERALDILICFTDKQELGLTEIAKLVDLNKSTVHRLLASLEGKGFLIRDPITEKYRLGFRLWELSAHLVREDDPALLFLPEMEKLRDLLGETISLYVRDGRERIRIQAVESKHTIRRVAPIGVRLPLAVGASSKVLVAFSDESVMEFILQDPAWPETIDKENYVEQLKRIEQTGYATSVEEREQGTSAVAAPVFNRMGDVVAALSVSGPAARLTIEKMVEMAPAVMVAAQRMGKMVKK is encoded by the coding sequence ATGGATGACAAAAAGCAAACCGTAAGAGCGGTGGAGCGTGCACTTGATATCCTCATCTGCTTCACGGATAAACAGGAACTCGGACTAACGGAAATTGCAAAACTTGTAGATTTGAATAAAAGCACAGTACATCGCTTGCTTGCTTCATTAGAAGGGAAGGGTTTTCTGATTCGAGATCCTATCACTGAGAAGTATCGATTAGGATTCAGGTTGTGGGAGCTCTCCGCACACTTAGTTCGGGAAGATGATCCTGCTCTTCTTTTCTTGCCGGAGATGGAGAAGTTAAGAGATTTACTCGGGGAAACTATTAGTTTATATGTTCGTGATGGCCGTGAACGAATTCGCATCCAAGCGGTAGAAAGTAAGCATACGATCCGTAGAGTAGCCCCCATTGGGGTTCGTTTGCCCTTAGCTGTAGGGGCGTCGAGTAAAGTTCTGGTTGCGTTTTCAGATGAGTCGGTCATGGAATTTATTCTTCAAGATCCAGCTTGGCCAGAAACGATTGATAAAGAAAATTATGTCGAGCAGTTGAAGAGAATTGAGCAGACAGGCTACGCCACCAGTGTGGAGGAGAGAGAACAAGGGACCAGCGCGGTGGCGGCTCCTGTGTTTAATCGCATGGGAGATGTCGTTGCCGCACTTTCCGTTTCTGGACCTGCCGCTCGTCTTACGATCGAAAAGATGGTGGAGATGGCCCCTGCGGTGATGGTCGCCGCACAGAGAATGGGCAAGATGGTTAAAAAATAG
- a CDS encoding glutamine synthetase family protein, whose amino-acid sequence MVMTAGTETKLQEIKRIIEDKCVDLLHLQFVDLEGVLKHVTITAEDLEDAVEGRIMFDGSSIAGFSPIHKSDLYLLPDLNTFAVIPWTVEDGYSEARFLCSVMNPDGSLFEGDTRNVLKRTVQKAAEQGYTISAGPELEFFLFQTDENGRPTVKTHDEAGYFETSPHDLGERVRLEIYRALKAMGFKVEVSHHEVAQGQHEIGFKYADVLGAADNATTYKWVVKTVAKRFGLHATFMPKPVFGISGSGMHVNMSLFKDGQNLFFDADDRLQLSSSAYSFIAGLMENIKNFAAVTNPLVNSYKRLVPGYEAPCYIAWSASNRSALIRIPAKRGMATRVELRCPDPSSNPYLAYAVVAAAGLDGVERGLTPVAAVNEDIFHMSSEERAERGIDNLPGSLEYALDALEASDFARDVLGDHVYGEFVAMKRAEWDSYRTAVHSWEIENYQGKF is encoded by the coding sequence ATGGTGATGACAGCGGGAACTGAAACGAAATTACAAGAGATCAAGAGAATTATTGAAGATAAATGTGTGGATTTGCTGCACTTGCAATTTGTAGATCTTGAAGGCGTACTAAAGCACGTTACGATTACAGCTGAAGACTTGGAGGACGCTGTAGAAGGGCGTATCATGTTTGACGGATCCTCGATTGCAGGTTTCTCGCCGATTCATAAGTCAGACTTATATTTGCTTCCTGATTTGAATACATTCGCTGTAATTCCTTGGACAGTTGAAGATGGCTATTCTGAAGCGCGTTTTTTGTGCAGTGTCATGAATCCGGATGGAAGTTTATTTGAAGGGGACACACGAAATGTGTTGAAGAGAACAGTTCAAAAAGCTGCGGAACAAGGGTATACCATTTCTGCTGGACCTGAGCTTGAATTTTTCCTTTTTCAAACCGATGAGAATGGCAGACCCACTGTAAAGACGCATGACGAAGCAGGTTATTTTGAGACGTCTCCTCATGATCTAGGAGAGCGCGTTCGCCTTGAGATCTATCGTGCGTTGAAGGCGATGGGCTTTAAAGTCGAGGTGTCTCACCATGAAGTGGCGCAAGGCCAGCATGAAATTGGGTTTAAGTATGCGGACGTGTTAGGTGCAGCTGATAATGCAACAACATACAAGTGGGTAGTAAAGACGGTAGCGAAGAGATTCGGTCTACACGCAACCTTCATGCCGAAGCCGGTGTTCGGAATCAGTGGTTCTGGTATGCATGTGAACATGTCCTTATTTAAGGATGGTCAAAATTTATTCTTCGATGCGGACGATCGTCTTCAACTATCTTCCTCTGCCTATTCGTTCATTGCTGGCTTGATGGAGAACATTAAGAACTTTGCGGCCGTAACGAACCCGTTAGTAAACTCCTACAAGCGGCTTGTTCCAGGATATGAAGCGCCATGCTATATCGCTTGGTCTGCTTCCAATCGTTCTGCCTTGATCCGCATTCCGGCTAAGAGAGGCATGGCTACACGTGTTGAGTTGCGTTGTCCGGATCCATCTTCTAATCCTTACTTGGCTTATGCTGTTGTTGCAGCAGCAGGTCTAGACGGAGTAGAAAGAGGATTAACACCAGTTGCTGCCGTAAACGAAGACATCTTCCATATGTCCAGTGAGGAACGTGCTGAGCGAGGTATTGATAACTTGCCAGGAAGCTTAGAGTATGCTCTTGATGCTCTTGAAGCAAGTGATTTCGCTCGAGATGTACTAGGGGATCATGTGTATGGAGAGTTTGTGGCGATGAAGAGAGCGGAGTGGGATAGTTATCGCACAGCTGTTCATTCTTGGGAAATCGAGAACTATCAAGGGAAGTTCTAA
- a CDS encoding YokU family protein, translated as MKCVWCDSKQAKETTKDCQWIEPGGVEVIMVTGIPAIECSQCQDVYLADEMNEEIEVSLNTVDLRLLGSTFSYEQLVKAPKMSIFDIYNNGGSFKCR; from the coding sequence ATGAAGTGCGTTTGGTGTGATTCAAAACAAGCTAAGGAAACCACAAAAGACTGTCAATGGATTGAACCTGGCGGGGTCGAAGTCATTATGGTAACTGGCATACCAGCCATCGAATGCTCACAATGCCAAGACGTCTATTTAGCCGATGAGATGAACGAGGAAATTGAAGTTTCTCTTAATACGGTAGACTTGAGACTACTGGGCAGCACCTTTTCCTATGAACAACTCGTGAAAGCTCCCAAAATGAGTATCTTTGATATCTACAATAACGGTGGCTCGTTTAAATGTAGATAA